Part of the Fusarium musae strain F31 chromosome 3, whole genome shotgun sequence genome, GTGTACATCATGTTCTCCAGGTCCCGAGCTGGCTTCTCGTTGTCGTAGTTGATAAGACCCTCCATGAAAGGGTTGGACTGGACAGGCTGGGCTTCTTCCACCTCCATCTCCTGGGTAGGAGAAGACCTTCCCATAGTTTCAGTGTCTTGGGATGCATGATTCGAGAGTTTCGCGGCATTCAAAGCCTGACGGATTTCGGCAGAGGTCGAGTTGGAGACTAGAGTGAAGGTCTCGgactcagcagcctcagccatGGCAGCGAAATGTTCCTCACGGACTTCTCTTCCGAACGATTCATTGTGACGACCCGCGATCATCTGGCGAATACATTCTTCAAACTCAGCCTGTGGCAGTCTCAGGGCATCGTCGAAGGGGAAGAGAACGGGGGCTGATGACTTGAGGAACCAAGGCAGGTCTGATTCCGATGAAGAATCCATGATGTTTGATGATAAGCGGAAACCAgttgaaaagaaaaaacGAACGTGGGAATAAGAAGAAGTGTGTGCTCTTATATACTTCAGTTATTTGAAAATCCCTAATGTTGAAGTAACTTTTCGTGTGTCGCTTTGCGTTTGGGCCAGGACTGAGCTGAGTGGCAGAAATCGGTCAGTGAGTCAGATGCTCCCTCTGTAGGTTTGTTTCTGAAAGAGACGGGAACTCTTTTTACAGTGGCTCGTCCTGCGAAATGTAGGCTTGGATGGGCTGTACTGGTTGCATGCGGCTGAAGCTTGGTGCTTTGGATGCCTGGAGGCTGAGCTAGACCAGGAAGTCTATCCACATCGAACAGGGTACAATTTGGAAATCGCCGAATAATATGAAGTGATCAGAATTTAATTATGAGAATCAGATTTGACTGGTCAGAAAATTGTGAGAATTATTGGTTCTGCTGCTCTGCTCTTCATCATATGTGTTGGTTCCACATGTTGTTGTCTGTGAACACCCCTGTAACTGACGTCTACAGCCCATGTCCTGGGAGTTCCAACAAGGGTCTTTTGCGGGGGGCAAGGGTGCTAAAACTGGCCGCTTGACTCACCCGGGAGCTAAGGTATGGGCCATCATCTCTGTCCCGTCTCTCGTACTCGCGGTTCTCCCTCTGCTTCCTCCATAGCACTTGTGTCTATCGGCCTTGCGTTGCAAGCATGCTAGCATTAGGTCTCTCAAAACTGGGATCAAATGAATCCAAGAGCCTCCCATTACCTTCAGGGGTATCGCTCTGAGGAACATACGGATGCTCAACACTTCCCTCAGCTTCGCCAAATGGGTTCTCGCCATCTTGATACATGAAACTGGTCACCTCCCGGCTAACATCCATCATGTAAGCGCCATGAACACTGCCAAATCGAACGTCAACGCGAACAACTATTTTAGACTGGTTTTCTGCCTTCCGCTCGCGCCAGTCCAGCTTCTGCCGCATGTCTTGCACCAAGCTGTGATAATCGCCACTATCGGGCATGAAGATCAAGTAGCTCAGTTCAACAGACTCTAGAGTTGGCGATAAAATTTCAAGAACATTTATGACGTCGTCTTTTTTGACGATGAATCGACAGAGGCCGAAGTGTCGAAGTTGGTGCCAGTCGTTAACAGGCAAGATGGTTTGCAAAGGAATAAAGTGGTCTACTTCCTCTGCATCAGGGTCGTGATAGTCGTCAGAGTCAGATTCATCAAATTCGTCAACTTATATAACATTAGTCAACAGACTAAAATGTTGGATATCCCTCGCCATGGCAAGAGTTTTCCGCAAATGGTTACTTCGAAAAGAGCACCAGTTCTTCTCACACTGGTTGCCGCAGTGTAGAGAGAGGTCAAGGCTCGCGAACCCAGGATGACTTAGGGTGGCCTTCAGGTCTTTGATCTCGCTGTTTTCGGTGTCATCGAATATACGGCAACTAATCCCTGTTCGGAGCTGGTTGGTGTCAACAGCCAATTCAGCAAGTTTGCTCTCCGGGTTCTCCCGTAGGTGTTGGGCGACGATACGACTGACTAGACAATAGCCGCGCCATTTATCCTTCTCCAAGCCATCCCAATCCCTCGCTTCGGGAAAGTTGGAAGGATCCTCATTAAGAGGCCATCCACGCTCAATAGGGTAAAGGAGACCGCGTGGGAGTGATCTGATAGTAGGTGTGAGATACCACGGCAGTGAAGGTCTTCCATGAGCCGCAGGACTAACTACCACTTTTCTCAGATTGGGAAACCGTAGCATCCCATACTTTAACGCATCGGCGTCTCTGTTGGTCGCAATAGTCTCTTGTTGTCCCTGCCATAACCTCTTGAAATGCTTAAATGCTTCTGCCGGGCTGAGGAGATGTTCCAAGGCTTCTTTGGCCTGTGAATGGTGAGGACTGTACCTCCTTATATCCTCGCGATTCCCACGGTAGATGTGACGATACCATTCAGGAACTCCAGTGACCTCGCCGATATCCTTTTCTTCGTTATACCATGAGGTCCACTCCATTTCGTGGGCTGCATCAAAACGTGCATCGTCGTAGATGATCTCTGTGACCTGGAGCCGAAAGGCTTTGTGGTTTGCTACAGCTTTGAAGACCTCTATATCGCGCAAATTGGGCGAGAGAAAGAGACGGCTAAGGCGAAGATGCGTGGAGTCTTTGATGTAAGTGCATGTTTGGCGCAGAGTTTTTAAGTCGATGTTGGGCAGTTGGTGGAATACTTGGTTGAGTACTTCGGCCGGAAGACGCCCAAGAAGCCCAGATAACACTCGGCCTTTATCAATGGCGGTCATTTTATCAAGTCTGTGAGATACAACCAAGACAAAGTACCTTCTACTAATTACATATGTGATTGTATGAGAATAGGATGTTGCGTGGAACTACTTATTGCCGACAGTGGGACAATTTAGATGTGTCTTAGTGTGGATCTTACGGGGATAGAGCAGGAACGACATGTCGTTTCACGTGAGACCGTTGTAACCTTGTTTTTTCTATTCCAACTTCACGTCTTCAAGTGTTTACCCCTTATTATCTTCTGCGTGCCTCCAATGCCTGAATGCTCGTTCCGCGGTCGTATCGCCGAGTGGCGAGGCCAATTGCGGTCCAATTGCGGTCCATTGCTGGTCAGCCTCATCCCAAATACTCCTTTCTTTGATGGCCAACTTCCAATTGTTCGCTGAGTTCTTTGTCAACTGCAGCGCCAACCCCTCATCTCCTACCCTTCCTTTGTGCTTATGTGCCTTATATTGTATCTCAATGCGTCTCGGGTCTCGATGAATCGTTCATTTGCGGTGTCTTCACTCGTTGTCTCTTCGTTCGTGGTCTTTCCCTATGTCGTGTCTTCTCCATAAAGCCAGCGCTTTGTGGACTGACTACTCGTTCGTCTTCCCCTGCCACATGGTCAAGTCTGGTCAGTTACAGCTTGTATATACGGTAATAGGAGGAACCTCTGTATGGATCAAGGAGTAACGATGCTGGGCAGATTCGATCGCCGTCAAGACAAGTGGTCTGACTGACGTGAAAGCGACCGCAAGTGCAAGAATAAGGGGTAGGGACAGAGCTAGTCTTCGAGGATGTGTCTCTGTGTATATGtgtgtcttcttctctgtcgTGCTATGGACTTCGAGTGTCGTTCCTTCGAGTGAAGGCCTGTTGGCCCGCCAGTATGCTCCGAATGGATGTCAAAGCCCTGCCGCAGTCCTGCATCTTACTCTTGTCTCGCCCATAAGCTGCTCCCGAGTCGCTGCGTCGTTGATGCAATGCTCTTCATATGTGACTGGTGCCTCGTATGCTCGTGGGCAAGCCGCCGCGCCGTTGTTGTGATCAAGGAAGATGGGTATGGCCGTTGTAGATGGCCGGTGCATATCGTCTGTTTGCTTTACAGGTTCGGGGTCGAGGTGTGGAAAACACCATGAGTCCATGGTGGTGATACTGCGCAACGATACAAGGTTAGCACACCTCAAGATGCACTGTTCCCTCAGTGAGGAGGTAATACTCTGGACCATCGTGGCCATGTTCATCCCTCGAGCTTTGAGTTCCATGACCATGTGCTGGTGGATGAAATTCCGATGTAATGGACGAAATACAATATGGATGAACAAAAACAACAAGACGGCGATATCGTGATGACCTCTGGGAGACTAGTGGGGGCCCGAATAGTTTCACCAGTGGAGGGGCGGGACAGAATGGGATGCATGCCACCGGCAACACCAAGCAGCAACACCACTTCGGCTGGAGAGGAGCGAGTGAAAGTTGGCATGGGCTATCTTTTCAATAATATCTACCTCCGGCAATATGGGGATTACGATTATATTATCCACATTTAAAATCTAGGTCGAGTGTCATGCCTGTATGTGTCAATAAACAAAATatgaacatcaacatcaacatcaacgttAGGCTTGCTACTCTCTTGTGGATCCATGAACCGGATGACTGTTCAGCATCAAGGTGGCCCAAGTCTTGAtagcttcttttcctttcgtCCCACTGCACTGCCGCTCCTCCAACCTCTCCTGAACCCCTCCACAACTAGGACCAACTCCTCTCCAGTGCCTCAAGGACTTGACTCATGCAATACCCTATCCCTTTCCCACAAGAAGTTGAAATTCCCCTCGCCGGAGTAAATACTCTGTGCCCTACTCCTGAGCACCACTGGCAGCGTCACTGGTCGTTACCTGGTCACCAGATCGTCTGGAGTTTGTTGATCCTGCTCTCCTATAGGCTAGGGCTCGACGCGTCGTAGGCTGATTCTTCTGCCCCTCTCGCGTATATATTGCTCTCCTCTTTTCTCCCCCTCCGCAACAACACCTTCTCTCCCACATCCCCCCCAAGTCATCTCTACAaacatttcttcttttcacaCATCACAAAGTTTACCTTCGAATATCTTCATTGTGATCGTGCTAAAACGAGAGTAATTATTACATTTACTAAAGTATCTTCGTCCTGAACTCAGACAAACCCCCCTTCACAAACACCCTGAGTTTTTGTTGACACTTACCCCAatcttcttccccttctccttttcatTTTCATTATCAACCCTCAACTTAACCATGTCTCCCCCTACCATTAACGGTGATCGAGGCCCTACCTCTGAGCAAGGCATTTGGGACTTCTCGTCTTCCCACTCCGACGAGCAATCCTCTCACTCCTCCGACTCTCTCGCCGCGTTAGGGGATTTAGATTCCCACCCTTCGGGTGAAGTAACCCAATATCTCGATGAGAGAGACGATATACTCCACAGGCTTGCCAGTTTCGACTCTCAGGTCGACCTCAATTCAAATGAATATGATTTCTCCAACCTCTCGTCAGAAGAAATCATAAGCCAAGGCGAGGCTTATGCAGACTTCACCCGATTACTGGAGGAGAATCTAGCTAACCGAGTTTATTACGGCGAGCTCCGGGTAAGTCACCACCAGTCAAACATACTTATTCTCAAATTAACGCTTTCACCTCATAGGACGCAATTATTGCCTCCACTAATGGTTACCTTACGCCCACTCAGCTCCTCGCCAAGATGGAGGAACTGAGTCGGGTCGCGGTTGATATTCAGGAGAGCAACAAGAAGCTGCGACGTCTGAGTGAGGCCGAAGGCGGCTCCTCGTCTAGAATTGACGTAAGTATTTTCTGTCCCTTATTGAACCAGATGACTAACATTGAATTCAGGGGGACGATGAGAAATCATCCGATGAAGAGTCGGATGAGTCAAGCGTCCGTGAGACGACATCTGAATCAGACAGCCACGAGCCCGGGGAATAGGACCCCCCAAACTCGCCTGCCGACGACTCCTCAGAGATCGAGTCCCAGATTGCTCCCGGATCAGGCGGTAACTCTGCTACCGCTGCGGCTGATGGTGGCGCCAGAGATGCATCTTTAACCTCCTCAGTCATTATCTATGATGATCAGGAtgccaccaccagcaacGAGAGTGAAATCATCCCTCTTGTTTCAGACGACTACGTCTACAAGATCGACGTCAAGTCCGTCTTCGATCCAGCCGAGACCGCCGACTCTCGTCGAGTCCTCCTGAACAAGATCCCTCAGGGAACCACCCTGACCCAGATCGCTGACGCGGTCTGCGGTGTCGGAGGATTGATCCGAATCTCCATCATGGACAACCTTGGGCACAGCGGCACTGCCTTCAAGCTTGCTTGTGTCGAATTTCGCGACTCCGCTGCCGCCAAAAAGTACGTCGccaacatcaaggccaacggtCTTGAGCTTATCAACAGCAGCGGACGTTTCTTCAACATTGAAGTCAAGCTTATCAACTCAACTTCGTCCTACGACTCCCGCCATGGGCACCCCCTTGAGTATGGTGTCGGCTATCACAGCGAGCAGTCTGGTCGTTGTATCACTATGGAGAACTTTCCTACATCTGCCATTTGGCATCTGTTCACTCGATTCGGAACGAAGTACGTTATCCGTGCTTCCTTTGTCCCCAACAACAATCAGATGAACGGCAAACTGTCAGTTGAGTTCTCCAGTGTCTTCGAGGCTGGCCGACTGTGCTACATGATTCTGAACCACGTCTTCCTGCCCTACCATGGCCCTGCTGCCCAGATGGGTTTTGGTCCCACTCCCTCAGACCGCGATGTCGAGGAACTCACCAGTTCCGTGTCCAACACCATCGCGTATGTCTCTCCCAAGCACCTCTCTGACGCCTGGAATGTTCAACctttcaacctcttcacTCCATCTTCTAACTTTGCGTACGGTGCTCCCATTCCCCGACGTGCGGTTACCAGCCGCACCTCGTCCCTGAAC contains:
- a CDS encoding hypothetical protein (EggNog:ENOG41), which translates into the protein MTAIDKGRVLSGLLGRLPAEVLNQVFHQLPNIDLKTLRQTCTYIKDSTHLRLSRLFLSPNLRDIEVFKAVANHKAFRLQVTEIIYDDARFDAAHEMEWTSWYNEEKDIGEVTGVPEWYRHIYRGNREDIRRYSPHHSQAKEALEHLLSPAEAFKHFKRLWQGQQETIATNRDADALKYGMLRFPNLRKVVVSPAAHGRPSLPWYLTPTIRSLPRGLLYPIERGWPLNEDPSNFPEARDWDGLEKDKWRGYCLVSRIVAQHLRENPESKLAELAVDTNQLRTGISCRIFDDTENSEIKDLKATLSHPGFASLDLSLHCGNQCEKNWCSFRSNHLRKTLAMARDIQHFIDEFDESDSDDYHDPDAEEVDHFIPLQTILPVNDWHQLRHFGLCRFIVKKDDVINVLEILSPTLESVELSYLIFMPDSGDYHSLVQDMRQKLDWRERKAENQSKIVVRVDVRFGSVHGAYMMDVSREVTSFMYQDGENPFGEAEGSVEHPYVPQSDTPEGNGRLLDSFDPSFERPNASMLATQGR
- a CDS encoding hypothetical protein (EggNog:ENOG41), with product MSPPTINGDRGPTSEQGIWDFSSSHSDEQSSHSSDSLAALGDLDSHPSGEVTQYLDERDDILHRLASFDSQVDLNSNEYDFSNLSSEEIISQGEAYADFTRLLEENLANRVYYGELRDAIIASTNGYLTPTQLLAKMEELSRVAVDIQESNKKLRRLSEAEGGSSSRIDGDDEKSSDEESDESSDPPNSPADDSSEIESQIAPGSGGNSATAAADGGARDASLTSSVIIYDDQDATTSNESEIIPLVSDDYVYKIDVKSVFDPAETADSRRVLLNKIPQGTTLTQIADAVCGVGGLIRISIMDNLGHSGTAFKLACVEFRDSAAAKKYVANIKANGLELINSSGRFFNIEVKLINSTSSYDSRHGHPLEYGVGYHSEQSGRCITMENFPTSAIWHLFTRFGTKYVIRASFVPNNNQMNGKLSVEFSSVFEAGRLCYMILNHVFLPYHGPAAQMGFGPTPSDRDVEELTSSVSNTIAYVSPKHLSDAWNVQPFNLFTPSSNFAYGAPIPRRAVTSRTSSLNVEVVSRTPSMNAVPPTASMSAGVPFNPYINAEALGTSSMVEMSQNSSLCTGTVVPHILVRDDKSSPDLRDIQMTNVTFNFVDGQTKYIIVQGQVYSREINGDIYTKLDDQELMKLKQENVLKPNWAPFWMHYCEANEVPYLPKYAEYGRVANIRRNLNKKFGLPESWNPERLTTIPNQIKSYLNPKSRKVVSTAETERK